The genomic window CCAACTTCTCGATCCAGATACCTTCCTTATTGATCTTACATTTAATATTACGGTCCGCAGAGCAACTTACACCCAAACCTACCGGGCAAGAAGCGCCATGGCGAGGCAAACGGATGATGCGAACATCATGTGCCAGATATTTACCACCGAATTGAGCGCCCAAGCCAATATTCTGGGCGGCGGCCAATACCTCTTTCTCCAACTCCACGTCGCGGAAAGCACGGCCACCCTCGCTACCGGTCGTAGGCAAGCTATCATAGAAACGGGTAGATGCCAACTTCACCGTCAATAAATTCTTCTCAGCGGAAGTACCGCCAATCACGATCGCTATATGATACGGAGGACAAGCGGCCGTACCCAATGTCTTGATCTTCTCTACGAGGAAGGGAACCAATGTACCCGGATTCAAGATCGCTTTTGTCTCTTGGTATAAATAAGTCTTATTGGCGGAACCACCTCCTTTTGTCACGCAAAGGAACTCATACTCCATGCCTTCCGTAGCCTCGATATCGATCTGGGCCGGCAAGTTACATTTCGTATTTACCTCATCGTACATATTCAGCGGAGCGTTCTGGGAGTAACGAAGGTTCTCTTCCGTGTAGGTCTTGTAAACACCTAAGGAAAGCGCTTCTTCATCACAGTAACCGGTCCAGACCTGCTGGCCCTTCTCGCCGTGGATAATAGCCGTACCGGTATCTTGGCAGAAAGGAAGTACGCCTTTAGCCGCTACCTCGGCGTTGCGAAGGAATGTCAAGGCCACGTACTTATCGTTGTCCGTAGCTTCCGGATCGCTTAGGATCTTAGCGACCTGCTCGTTGTGAGAACGGCGAAGCATGAATGATACGTCGCGGAAAGCGGCGTTAGCCATAGCGGTCAAACCTTCTTTAGCGACTTTCAAGATCGGTTTTCCTTCAAACTCAGAAACGGAAACATAATCTTTTGTAAGCAAATAATACTCTGTTGTGTCCGGTCCCTTTTGGAACATCGGCTCGTAGTGAAACGGAGGTGTTGCCATATCTTTAGAATTTAATTATATATTGGTTTTATTTAAGTTTGTCCGTACTTTTCGATTGGCAAACTTAGCGAAAAAACTTGATATATAGATCATGGGGTAAAGAAATATAGTTATATTTGCCCGATATGAAAAAGTTGACCTCTTTATACATTATATTCCTGCTAACGATGCTCGGTTTTCAAGGAAATCTGAAAGCGCAGGTTAGCCACGGAGGCCGCCCGCTTCCGCTATCGCTCATGCGAAGTACAAACGGACAGATGTTTAAAGAAATGCCTCCGTTCGACGTTCAAGAGGAATTGCGTATCGACTCGCTGAATGAGAGCGACCTAAGAAGCGGTTTCCGTTTTGCCTATAAATTCATAACGGATTACAATCGGTACAACTCGGGCGTAACTTTCACCGGGCCGGATGGGACACGTGTATGGAGACTCGGGATCTACTCGCCCGGGGCCCTTTCCATCAACGTGCTCTTCACGGAATATGAACTGCCCGAAGGCGCCCAGCTCTTCCTATATAATGAGGACCAGACACAGATATTAGGCTCGTTCAATCACCTAAACAACTCGGAGTTAAACCTATTGCCGGTCTCTCCTATCCAAGGGGATCGCCTGATCATAGAATATCAAGAACCGGCTAACGCCTCTTTTCAAGGAAGACTGACCGTCGGGGAAGTCAACCATGGCTACCGGAGCTTGCGGGGGTTAGAACCGGGAGACAACACCTCACTGATCGGTAAAATTCCACCGTTAGCTTGCTATCAAGATGGGACAAACGATTACGCCCAATGGGGGCAAAGCGTCGTTCTCCTGATCATAGACGGAAGCGTAGGGTGCACGGGCACCCTGATAAATAATACGGACAATGACGGAAAGCCTTATCTACTCACCGCCTCCCATTGCCTGAACAAGCAATTCACGATGAAAAACCCCGATTATGAGAAAATAGCCGGAAGCATCGTCTGCTTTTTCAACTTCAACAGTCCTTTCTGCGACCCGATCCTAAGGGGAACAGAAGAGATGTCTACCGCATCCACTTACTTCAAGGCGGTTAATGAAATGGCAGACATGGCCTTGTTGGAACTTACCGCCACACCTCCGGTTTATTACAGGCCTTATTACGCGGGCTGGAACGCACAAGAGGTAGGACCTGCCCCCTATACGTGCATCCAACATCCCCAATACTCGGTAAAGCGAATCAGTATATCCGATGAGGATCTGGCTCCCTTTACCTTGACAGATCCAAACATGATTTTTTACAAGAACGCTCATTGGCATGTCAAGACTTGGGAAGTAGGTTATACGGCCAGCGGTTCCTCCGGATCTCCTTTATTCAATGCCGACGGAGAGATTATCGGAGCGTTATCCGGCGGGCAGTCCAGCGAGAATAGCCCGAAGGATGATTACTTCTTCTCTTTGATGAAACCATGGGACGCAATCGATACCCCCGAGAGACAGCTCAAATATTGGCTGAACCCGTCCAATGACGAGACCAAGGTTTGTGAGGGACTTGATCCGTATAAATCAGCCCCTTGTTTCCGGTTGAGCAACATCTATGACTCCGGTAATCAAGAAAACGCCGAATGTACGCTCTATCCCGGGTCTGAAAAAGCGTATTTATTCGGGAACAACCCCGCCAATATCACTGAATATGCGGAAGCTTACCAAGTAGCCGAAGCGGGTACCTTATACGGAGCTTATTTCGTAACACCGCCTGCCGGAGCGAATTACAAACAGATGGAAGTGGAAGTTACCGTTTACAGCGGCGACTCTAAGCCCTCTACATTATTATATACGGAGACATTCCAACCCACCTATAGCAATAAATCGATATTGGACGATACGTTTATTGAGACCGCTAAATCCCTAAATCGGTCACAGGAAAGTTATATCCATTTCTCCAAGCCCGTGAACGTCAGCGGAAAGTTCTACATCGGCTATAAGCTCAAGAGCGTCCCGGAGAACACGTATTTCTCCGCTTACAATTTGCCCAAAGGCAAAACGACCCGGAATACGGCTTGGGTTCATGATAAAAACGGCTGGAGACAAGCTACCGAATATACGCAAGCAGGTTTTAGCACCTCCTTGTTTATCGATCCCGTCATTCAATACGGTAACCCCATCAGCAACGAAAAGCTCGAGGCGAACGAGCAGGTACTCATTCATCTCGGTCCGGAGAAAGGCATGGTACACCTTGTTTTGCCGGATGGAATGGAGAAAGCGACTTATACATTGCACTCGGCACAAGGAAAAGTGTCGGAAAACGGAGAGATCACGGACAGGCAAGCTACACTCCATTTCCTAAAATTAACATCTGGAGTCTACTTTCTAACCGTGCATTATGGCGAGGAGCATTATACA from Parabacteroides distasonis ATCC 8503 includes these protein-coding regions:
- a CDS encoding trypsin-like peptidase domain-containing protein; the encoded protein is MKKLTSLYIIFLLTMLGFQGNLKAQVSHGGRPLPLSLMRSTNGQMFKEMPPFDVQEELRIDSLNESDLRSGFRFAYKFITDYNRYNSGVTFTGPDGTRVWRLGIYSPGALSINVLFTEYELPEGAQLFLYNEDQTQILGSFNHLNNSELNLLPVSPIQGDRLIIEYQEPANASFQGRLTVGEVNHGYRSLRGLEPGDNTSLIGKIPPLACYQDGTNDYAQWGQSVVLLIIDGSVGCTGTLINNTDNDGKPYLLTASHCLNKQFTMKNPDYEKIAGSIVCFFNFNSPFCDPILRGTEEMSTASTYFKAVNEMADMALLELTATPPVYYRPYYAGWNAQEVGPAPYTCIQHPQYSVKRISISDEDLAPFTLTDPNMIFYKNAHWHVKTWEVGYTASGSSGSPLFNADGEIIGALSGGQSSENSPKDDYFFSLMKPWDAIDTPERQLKYWLNPSNDETKVCEGLDPYKSAPCFRLSNIYDSGNQENAECTLYPGSEKAYLFGNNPANITEYAEAYQVAEAGTLYGAYFVTPPAGANYKQMEVEVTVYSGDSKPSTLLYTETFQPTYSNKSILDDTFIETAKSLNRSQESYIHFSKPVNVSGKFYIGYKLKSVPENTYFSAYNLPKGKTTRNTAWVHDKNGWRQATEYTQAGFSTSLFIDPVIQYGNPISNEKLEANEQVLIHLGPEKGMVHLVLPDGMEKATYTLHSAQGKVSENGEITDRQATLHFLKLTSGVYFLTVHYGEEHYTQKIIF
- a CDS encoding fumarate hydratase, with translation MATPPFHYEPMFQKGPDTTEYYLLTKDYVSVSEFEGKPILKVAKEGLTAMANAAFRDVSFMLRRSHNEQVAKILSDPEATDNDKYVALTFLRNAEVAAKGVLPFCQDTGTAIIHGEKGQQVWTGYCDEEALSLGVYKTYTEENLRYSQNAPLNMYDEVNTKCNLPAQIDIEATEGMEYEFLCVTKGGGSANKTYLYQETKAILNPGTLVPFLVEKIKTLGTAACPPYHIAIVIGGTSAEKNLLTVKLASTRFYDSLPTTGSEGGRAFRDVELEKEVLAAAQNIGLGAQFGGKYLAHDVRIIRLPRHGASCPVGLGVSCSADRNIKCKINKEGIWIEKLDSHPGELIPEELRQAGEGDAVKINLNQPMADILKELDKYPVSTRLSLNGTIIVGRDIAHAKLKERLDRGEDLPQYIKDHPIYYAGPAKTPAGMACGSMGPTTAGRMDSYVDLFQSHGGSMIMLAKGNRSQQVTDACKNHGGFYLGSIGGPAAILAQNNIKSIECVEYPELGMEAIWKIEVENFPAFILVDNKGNDFFKQIKPRC